A stretch of the Sphingobacterium thalpophilum genome encodes the following:
- a CDS encoding sigma-54-dependent transcriptional regulator: MSTILIIDDERAIRSSLRDILEYEDYTILDVDNGRDGLDILKKEKVDLVLCDIKMNAMDGMEVLAEAHQSSPDIPFIMISGHGTIETAVEAAKKGAFDFLEKPLDLNRLLITVRNALDKSSLVTETKVLKRKVSSSKTKDILGESGAIKRIKETIDRVAPTEARVLITGANGSGKELVARWLHEKSNRAQGPLVEVNCAAIPSELIESELFGHEKGSFTSAIKQRIGKFEQANGGTLFLDEIGDMSLSAQAKVLRALQEHKITRVGGDKEIDVNVRVVAATNKDLLKEIEEGNFRMDLYHRLSVILIHVPSLVERTEDIPLLSTSFCEEICMEYGIPVKEITAAAMKELSQLPWTGNIRELRNMIERLIILSDRSITDKDVVAFANPSREPVNGIAHEKGIINYGLDMDSFDSFQDYKDHAEKEFIKYKLEKNNWNVSKTADDLDIQRSHLYSKIEKFGLKRD, from the coding sequence ATGAGTACAATTTTAATCATTGATGATGAACGCGCCATCAGAAGTTCTCTACGTGATATCTTGGAATACGAAGATTACACGATTTTAGACGTTGACAATGGTCGCGACGGATTAGATATTTTAAAAAAGGAAAAAGTTGACTTAGTTCTTTGTGACATAAAGATGAATGCGATGGACGGCATGGAAGTCCTTGCAGAAGCACATCAGAGCAGTCCGGATATTCCTTTTATCATGATTTCGGGACATGGAACCATAGAAACCGCAGTGGAAGCGGCAAAGAAGGGGGCTTTTGATTTTTTGGAGAAGCCATTGGATCTGAACAGATTGCTCATCACGGTCCGAAATGCGCTGGATAAGAGTTCGCTGGTGACGGAGACCAAAGTACTTAAACGTAAGGTCAGCAGTTCGAAAACGAAGGACATTTTGGGAGAATCGGGTGCGATCAAGCGTATCAAGGAAACTATAGACCGGGTCGCTCCAACAGAAGCAAGAGTATTGATTACAGGGGCCAATGGTTCAGGAAAAGAACTTGTGGCTCGCTGGCTTCATGAAAAATCAAACCGTGCGCAAGGCCCTCTGGTCGAAGTCAACTGTGCTGCGATTCCTTCTGAACTGATCGAATCAGAGCTTTTTGGGCATGAAAAAGGATCCTTCACATCGGCTATCAAACAGCGTATAGGTAAATTTGAACAGGCGAATGGCGGTACACTCTTTTTAGATGAAATCGGCGATATGAGCCTTTCTGCTCAAGCCAAAGTGCTACGTGCTTTACAGGAACATAAAATCACGCGCGTTGGTGGCGACAAGGAAATCGATGTCAATGTACGCGTCGTTGCGGCAACGAATAAAGATCTACTGAAAGAAATTGAAGAAGGCAACTTCAGAATGGACTTATACCACCGTCTTTCCGTAATCTTGATTCATGTACCTTCTTTGGTGGAGCGGACGGAAGATATTCCCTTGCTTTCAACGAGTTTTTGTGAGGAGATATGTATGGAGTATGGCATTCCGGTCAAAGAAATTACTGCCGCTGCAATGAAAGAATTGAGCCAGTTACCATGGACCGGAAATATCCGTGAACTGCGGAATATGATTGAAAGATTGATCATCCTAAGTGATAGATCCATTACGGATAAAGATGTCGTCGCATTTGCCAATCCTTCCCGCGAACCCGTGAATGGAATTGCCCATGAAAAAGGGATCATTAACTATGGTTTGGATATGGATTCATTTGATTCGTTTCAAGATTACAAGGACCACGCTGAAAAAGAGTTCATAAAATATAAGCTGGAAAAAAATAACTGGAATGTTTCTAAGACAGCAGATGACCTGGACATACAGCGCAGCCATTTGTATAGCAAAATTGAAAAATTCGGTTTAAAGAGAGATTAA
- a CDS encoding HAD family hydrolase yields the protein MTEYAAIFDMDGVISHTNPFHAEAFRAFFKNHNIEQATEEEFEQHMYGKHNSYIMQHFFKRPISPEELRTLEFEKEQLFRVIYKDHVAPIKGLIEFLGQLKDSGFKLAVATSAPKENMDLILDELNIRSLFSSTLSSEDVKLHKPHPEVYLKSAENLGIPIKQCIVFEDSFSGITAAQNAGMKVVAVLSTHKRDELPPSDIYIQNYTEITVANVKSILR from the coding sequence ATGACAGAATACGCAGCGATTTTTGACATGGATGGTGTGATCAGTCACACAAATCCCTTTCATGCAGAAGCTTTTAGAGCTTTCTTTAAAAACCATAATATTGAGCAGGCAACCGAAGAAGAGTTTGAGCAGCATATGTATGGCAAGCACAACAGCTATATTATGCAGCATTTTTTTAAACGCCCAATTTCCCCGGAAGAGCTACGTACGCTCGAATTTGAAAAAGAGCAGCTGTTCAGGGTGATTTATAAAGACCATGTAGCCCCTATAAAAGGTCTCATTGAGTTTCTGGGCCAGTTAAAAGATAGCGGATTTAAACTTGCTGTGGCGACCTCCGCTCCGAAAGAGAACATGGATCTAATTCTGGACGAGCTGAATATCCGTTCGTTATTTTCTTCGACATTGAGTAGTGAGGATGTAAAATTACACAAACCTCATCCCGAAGTTTATTTGAAATCGGCAGAAAATCTGGGAATCCCCATTAAGCAGTGTATTGTATTCGAAGATTCCTTTTCAGGCATCACAGCGGCTCAGAATGCCGGAATGAAAGTAGTCGCGGTACTTTCTACACACAAGAGAGACGAGCTTCCTCCTAGTGATATATACATCCAGAACTATACTGAAATCACAGTTGCTAATGTAAAATCAATACTACGATAA
- a CDS encoding DUF3857 domain-containing transglutaminase family protein — MKTAFFSLVYFLIPLVTTGQEDYDIAKIPAVLKSRAVATVRNDKTVVEVKSREQVIETVTRAVTVYNQNGDYYAAIPLHYNKSSEIKSVKGAIYNDMGILQKKISSKDFKDHSAVDNSTMFADSRIKLYIPDHHSYPYTIEYQYEVRHKQNLVLPSWSPEIANNVSVEKSSFQFIAPLADEFRIESRNYKGHINEEKTDKTISKKWLVEQIPAKKEESYSPNPDLKRANVLIVPKSFIYYGKEGNFTNWKEYGDWISSKLLSKKQDLTESSRQKFISLTKNASTDKEKARILYDYLQKNTRYISIQIGIGGLEPFPASEVDRLGYGDCKALVNYMQSMLAAVNIPSYYCMVEAGKHKENFHKTFANVQDGNHAILCIPFKNDTTWLECTSQNLPFGFLSTFTDDRDVIACTENGGLLLHTPKYSNADNLQLRYADLTLLEDGSLKGTLKTKFYGAQYENHMSILLASNNEKTKLLAQYYNIDNINFDQVNYVEHKDINPFIEENLTLFIKNYAVKNGHKLLIQPNIFNMQSNISENKNRTEEIHIERGFVDVDSICITLPDNIAKTINPERKLIEKPFGKYEFRSEITGNKLVTYRKLELFEGSYSADQYEDFFQFHKDVSSSDRGRYNLTTL; from the coding sequence ATGAAAACCGCATTTTTCAGTTTAGTATACTTCCTTATACCGCTTGTGACAACTGGCCAGGAAGATTATGACATTGCCAAAATACCTGCTGTCCTAAAAAGCCGTGCTGTCGCCACAGTGCGCAATGACAAAACTGTTGTAGAAGTCAAATCTCGGGAACAAGTGATCGAAACGGTCACACGTGCCGTTACTGTCTACAACCAAAATGGAGATTACTATGCAGCAATACCGCTACACTATAATAAATCAAGTGAGATAAAAAGCGTAAAGGGTGCTATCTATAACGATATGGGCATCTTGCAAAAAAAGATATCTAGCAAGGACTTTAAAGATCACAGCGCTGTAGATAATAGTACGATGTTTGCTGATTCAAGAATAAAACTCTATATCCCAGATCATCATAGCTATCCCTATACCATAGAATATCAGTACGAAGTACGGCATAAACAAAATCTCGTTCTCCCTTCCTGGAGCCCCGAAATCGCCAACAACGTATCTGTTGAAAAAAGCAGCTTTCAATTCATCGCACCGCTCGCGGATGAATTCCGGATCGAATCGAGAAACTATAAAGGGCATATTAACGAAGAAAAGACCGATAAAACAATCAGCAAAAAATGGCTAGTAGAGCAGATTCCCGCAAAAAAGGAAGAATCGTATAGCCCCAACCCTGATTTAAAAAGAGCAAATGTACTGATCGTCCCCAAGAGTTTTATTTATTACGGCAAGGAAGGCAATTTCACAAACTGGAAAGAATACGGCGACTGGATATCATCCAAATTATTGAGTAAAAAACAAGACCTTACGGAATCCTCCAGGCAGAAATTTATCTCGCTCACGAAAAACGCTTCGACAGATAAAGAAAAAGCGAGAATCTTATACGATTATTTACAGAAGAATACACGGTATATTAGTATCCAGATTGGAATCGGCGGACTTGAACCTTTTCCTGCTTCTGAAGTCGATCGCCTAGGATATGGCGATTGTAAAGCCTTGGTAAACTATATGCAGAGTATGTTGGCAGCAGTAAACATTCCATCCTATTATTGTATGGTTGAAGCGGGTAAGCACAAGGAGAACTTTCATAAAACATTTGCGAACGTTCAGGACGGCAACCACGCAATTCTCTGCATACCTTTTAAGAATGATACCACTTGGTTAGAGTGTACGAGTCAGAACCTTCCCTTTGGCTTCTTAAGCACCTTTACGGACGACAGAGATGTGATCGCCTGTACCGAAAACGGTGGCCTGCTTTTGCATACCCCCAAATACAGCAATGCCGACAATTTACAGCTCCGTTACGCTGACTTGACGCTCCTTGAGGACGGTAGCTTAAAAGGCACTTTAAAAACAAAGTTTTACGGCGCGCAGTATGAAAATCATATGAGCATACTTCTGGCAAGCAATAACGAAAAAACGAAATTGCTCGCCCAATATTACAACATTGATAATATAAATTTCGATCAGGTAAACTACGTCGAACATAAGGACATCAATCCCTTCATCGAAGAAAACCTCACGCTATTTATTAAGAACTATGCTGTAAAAAATGGTCATAAGCTGCTGATTCAGCCCAATATATTCAATATGCAGTCCAATATTTCGGAAAACAAAAACCGAACGGAGGAAATCCATATCGAACGTGGCTTTGTTGACGTCGACAGTATCTGCATAACATTGCCTGACAATATCGCAAAAACAATAAATCCAGAACGAAAGCTTATCGAAAAACCTTTTGGAAAATATGAATTTAGATCGGAGATCACCGGAAACAAACTGGTTACTTATAGAAAGCTCGAGCTGTTCGAGGGAAGTTATTCTGCTGATCAGTACGAAGACTTTTTCCAGTTCCATAAGGACGTGAGCAGCTCAGATAGGGGGCGATATAACCTCACAACGTTATAA